A genomic stretch from Neomonachus schauinslandi chromosome 16, ASM220157v2, whole genome shotgun sequence includes:
- the LTBP4 gene encoding latent-transforming growth factor beta-binding protein 4 isoform X2, giving the protein MAGGARVSLLVLLALLGPQPVLGRPRERLRVRFTPAVCGLRCVHGPTGSRCTPTCAPRNATSVDSGAPGGAAPGGPGFRAFLCPLICHNGGVCVKPDRCLCPPDFAGKFCQLHSSGARPPAPAMPGLTRSVYTMPLANHRDDEHGVASMVSVHVEHPQEASVVVHQVERVSGSWEEADAEAVARAEAAARAEAAAPYTVLAQSAPREDSYSDASGFGYCFRELRGGECASPLPGLRTQEVCCRGAGLAWGVHDCQSCSEHLGISDRVGTPDGPCPTGFERVNGSCQDVDECATGGRCQHGECANTHGGYTCVCPDGFLHDSSRSSCISQHVISEAKGPCFRVLRDGGCSLPILRNITKQICCCSRVGKAWGRGCQLCPPFGSEGFREICPAGPGYHYSASDLRYNTRPLGQEPPRVSLSHRAPPSTHRPPTGFLPTRRPEPPPEPRPGPELPLPSIPAWSGPEIPESGPSAGVCQRNPQVCGPGRCIPRPSGYTCACDSGFRLSPQGTHCMDVDECRRVPPPCAPGRCENTPGSFHCVCGQGYRAGPRAAECLDVDECHRVPPPCDRGRCENTPGSFLCVCPAGYQAAPHGAGCQDVDECTQSPGLCGRGVCENLPGSFRCVCPAGFRGSACEEDVDECAQEPPPCGPGRCDNTAGSFHCACPAGFRSRGPGAPCQDVDECARSPPPCAYGRCENTEGGFQCVCPTGFQPNTAGSECEDVDECENHLACPGQECVNSPGSFQCRTCPPGHHLHHGRCTDVDECSSGASCGPHGHCTNTDGSFRCSCEPGYRAPSGRPGPCADVNECLEGDFCFPHGECLNTDGSFACTCAPGYRPGPRGASCLDVDECSEEDLCQSGICTNTDGSFECVCPPGHRAGPDLASCLDVDECRERGPALCGSQRCENSPGSYRCVRDCDPGYHAGPEGTCDDVDECQEYGSAICGAQRCENTPGSYRCTPACDPGYQPTPGGGCQDVDECRNRSFCGAHAVCQNLPGSFQCLCDQGYEGARDGRHCVDVNECETLQGVCGAALCENVEGSFLCVCPTSPEEFDPMTGRCVPPRTSAGTFAGSQPQAPASPGQPAPPRRPSPPRQGPAGSGRRECYFDTAAPDACDNILARNVTWQECCCTVGEGWGGGCRIQQCPSSETAEYQSLCPHGRGYLAPSGDLSLRRDVDECQLFRDQVCKSGVCVNTAPGYSCYCSNGYYYHAQRLECVDNDECADEEPACEGGSCVNTVGSYHCTCEPPLVLDGSRRRCVSNESQSLDDNLGVCWQEVGADLVCSRPRLDRQATYTECCCLYGEAWGMDCALCPAQDSDDFEALCNVLRPPAYGPPRPGGFGLPYEYGPDLGPPYQGLPYGPELYPPPVLPYDPYPPPPGPFARREAPYGAPPFDMPDFEDDGGPYSESEAAAPSGPGSRWRYRSRDPRGSFPEPEESPEGGGYPGALSGPYEGLEAEECGILDGCAHGRCVRVPEGFTCDCFSGYRLDMTRMACVDINECDEAEAASPLCVNARCVNTDGSFRCICRPGFAPSHQPHHCTPARPRA; this is encoded by the exons tcCTGTGTCCCTTGATCTGTCACAACGGCGGTGTGTGCGTGAAGCCTGACCGCTGCCTCTGTCCCCCGGACTTCGCCGGCAAGTTCTGCCAGCTGCATTCCTCGGGCGCCCGGCCACCGGCCCCGGCCATGCCGGGCCTCACCCGCTCGGTGTACACCATGCCACTGGCCAACCACCGCGACGACGAGCACG GCGTGGCGTCCATGGTGAGCGTGCACGTGGAGCACCCGCAGGAGGCGTCCGTGGTGGTGCACCAGGTGGAGCGTGTGTCCGGCTCTTGGGAGGAGGCGGACGCCGAGGCAGTGGCGCGGGCGGAGGCGGCGGCGCGGGCGGAGGCGGCGGCTCCCTACACCGTGCTGGCACAGAGCGCGCCGCGCGAGGACAGCTATTCCGATGCCTCCGGCTTCGGTTACTGCTTTCGGGAGCTGCGCGGAGGCGAA TGTGCGTCCCCGCTGCCCGGGCTCCGGACTCAGGAGGTGTGCTGCAGAGGGGCAGGCTTGGCCTGGGGCGTTCACGACTGTCAGTCATGCTCGGAGCACCTGG GGATTTCCGACCGAGTAGGCACCCCAGATGGACCGTGTCCAACCGGCTTTGAAAGGGTTAATGGGTCCTGCCAAG ATGTGGATGAGTGCGCGACCGGTGGGCGCTGCCAGCACGGGGAGTGTGCGAACACGCACGGCGGGTACACGTGCGTGTGCCCCGACGGCTTCCTGCACGACTCGTCCCGCAGCAGCTGCATCT CCCAGCACGTGATCTCAGAGGCCAAAGGGCCCTGCTTCCGCGTGCTCCGCGACGGTGGCTGCTCGCTGCCCATTCTGCGCAACATCACCAAGCAGATCTGCTGCTGTAGCCGCGTGGGCAAAGCCTGGGGTCGCGGCTGCCAGCTCTGCCCACCGTTCGGCTCAG AGGGTTTTCGGGAGATCTGCCCTGCTGGCCCTGGCTACCACTACTCAGCCTCTGACCTCCGCTACAACACCAGACCCCTGGGCCAGGAGCCACCCCGAGTGTCCCTGAGCCACCGGGCTCCACCCTCCACCCATAGGCCACCCACAG GCTTTCTGCCCACCCGTCGTCCAGAACCCCCACCTGAGCCCAGGCCGGGCCCTGAGCTTCCCCTGCCCAGCATCCCTGCCTGGTCTGGTCCTGAGATCCCTGAATCAG GTCCCTCTGCGGGCGTGTGTCAGCGCAATCCCCAGGTCTGCGGCCCGGGACGGTGCATCCCGCGGCCCAGTGGCTACACCTGCGCCTGCGACTCCGGTTTCCGGCTCAGCCCGCAGGGCACACACTGCATGG ATGTGGACGAGTGTCGCCGCGTGCCCCCGCCCTGTGCCCCCGGGCGCTGTGAAAACACGCCAGGCAGCTTCCATTGCGTGTGCGGCCAGGGCTATCGAGCGGGCCCGAGGGCGGCGGAGTGCCTGG ACGTGGACGAGTGCCACCGCGTGCCGCCGCCGTGTGACCGCGGGCGCTGCGAGAACACACCAGGCAGCTTCCTGTGCGTGTGCCCCGCTGGGTACCAGGCTGCTCCCCACGGAGCCGGCTGCCAGG ATGTGGACGAGTGCACGCAGAGCCCAGGCCTTTGTGGCAGAGGGGTCTGTGAGAACCTGCCTGGCTCTTTCCGCTGTGTTTGCCCGGCTGGCTTCCGGGGCTCGGCGTGTGAAGAAGATGTGGATGAGTGTGCCCAAGAGCCACCGCCCTGCGGGCCAGGCCGCTGTGACAACACGGCGGGGTCCTTCCACTGTGCCTGCCCTGCTGGCTTCCGCTCCCGAGGGCCGGGGGCCCCGTGCCAAG ATGTGGACGAGTGTGCCCGTAGCCCTCCGCCCTGTGCCTATGGCCGGTGTGAGAACACAGAAGGTGGCTTCCAGTGCGTCTGCCCCACGGGCTTCCAACCTAACACGGCCGGCTCCGAGTGCGAGG ATGTGGATGAGTGTGAGAATCACCTGGCCTGTCCTGGGCAGGAGTGTGTGAACTCACCCGGCTCCTTCCAGTGCAGGACCTGTCCTCCTGGCCACCACCTGCACCATGGCCGATGCACTG ATGTGGACGAGTGCAGTTCAGGTGCCTCCTGCGGCCCCCACGGCCACTGTACCAACACCGACGGCTCCTTCCGCTGCAGCTGCGAGCCGGGCTACCGCGCTCCCTCGGGTCGGCCTGGGCCCTGCGCAG ACGTGAACGAGTGCCTAGAGGGCGACTTTTGTTTCCCCCACGGCGAGTGCCTCAACACCGACGGCTCCTTTGCCTGCACTTGCGCCCCCGGCTACCGGCCCGGACCCCGCGGAGCCTCTTGCCTCG ACGTGGACGAGTGCAGCGAGGAGGACCTCTGCCAGAGCGGCATCTGTACCAACACCGACGGCTCCTTCGAGTGCGTCTGTCCTCCCGGACATCGCGCCGGCCCAGACCTCGCCTCCTGCCTCG aTGTGGACGAATGTCGCGAGCGGGGCCCGGCCCTGTGCGGGTCCCAGCGTTGTGAGAATTCCCCGGGCTCCTACCGCTGTGTCCGAGACTGCGACCCTGGCTACCACGCGGGTCCTGAGGGCACCTGTGACG ATGTGGATGAGTGCCAAGAATATGGCTCAGCGATTTGTGGAGCCCAGCGCTGTGAGAACACCCCTGGCTCCTACCGCTGCACACCGGCCTGTGACCCTGGCTATCAGCCCACACCAGGGGGCGGATGCCAGG ATGTGGACGAATGCCGGAATCGGTCCTTCTGCGGGGCCCACGCCGTGTGCCAGAACCTGCCCGGCTCCTTCCAGTGCCTCTGTGACCAGGGATACGAGGGGGCCAGGGACGGGCGTCACTGCGTGG ATGTGAATGAATGTGAAACGCTACAGGGTGTGTGTGGAGCTGCCCTGTGTGAGAATGTCGAAGGCTCCTTCCTCTGTGTCTGTCCCACCAGCCCTGAGGAGTTTGACCCCATGACTGGACGTTGTGTTCCCCCACGAACTTCTGCTG GCACATTCGCGGGCTCACAGCCCCAGGCACCTGCCAGCCCAGGTCAGCCGGCCCCACCCCGCCGGCCCAGCCCGCCCAGGCAGGGCCCTGCGGGCAGCGGGCGCCGGGAGTGCTACTTTGACACGGCGGCTCCGGATGCCTGTGACAACATCCTGGCGCGCAATGTGACGTGGCAAGAGTGCTGCTGTACGGTGGGCGAGGGCTGGGGCGGCGGCTGCCGCATCCAGCAGTGCCCCAGCAGCGAGACAG CTGAGTACCAGTCACTGTGCCCCCATGGCCGGGGCTACCTGGCACCGAGCGGAGACCTGAGCCTCCGGAGGG ACGTGGACGAGTGCCAGCTCTTCCGAGACCAGGTGTGCAAGAGCGGCGTGTGCGTGAACACGGCCCCAGGCTACTCATGTTACTGCAGCAACGGCTACTACTACCATGCCCAGCGACTGGAGTGCGTCG ATAATGACGAGTGCGCGGACGAGGAGCCGGCGTGTGAGGGCGGCAGCTGCGTCAACACCGTGGGTTCTTATCACTGCACGTGCGAGCCCCCGCTGGTGCTGGACGGCTCCCGGCGCCGCTGCGTCTCCAACGAGAGCCAGAGCCTTG ATGACAACCTGGGAGTGTGCTGGCAGGAAGTGGGAGCTGACCTCGTGTGTAGTCGCCCTCGGCTGGACCGCCAGGCCACCTACACAGAGTGCTGCTGCCTCTATGGTGAAGCCTGGGGCATGGActgtgccctctgccctgcccaggACTCAG ATGACTTTGAGGCCCTGTGCAATGTGCTGCGCCCCCCTGCATACGGTCCCCCGCGGCCAGGTGGCTTTGGACTCCCTTACGAATATGGCCCTGACCTGGGGCCACCCTACCAGGGCCTTCCCTATGGGCCCGAATTGTACCCGCCCCCCGTGCTACCCTACGACCCCTATCCACCACCCCCTGGGCCCTTTGCCCGCCGGGAGGCCCCGTACGGAGCACCACCCTTCGACATGCCCGACTTTGAGGACGACGGCGGCCCCTACAGTGAATCTGAGGCTGCGGCGCCATCTGGCCCAGGCAGCCGCTGGCGCTATCGGTCCCGCGACCCCCGTGGCTCCTTCCCAGAGCCTGAGGAGTCCCCTGAAGGTGGAGGCTATCCTG GGGCCCTGTCTGGGCCCTACGAGGGACTGGAGGCGGAGGAGTGCGGGATCTTGGACGGCTGCGCCCACGGCCGCTGTGTGCGCGTCCCCGAGGGCTTCACCTGCGACTGCTTCAGTGGCTACCGCCTGGACATGACCCGCATGGCCTGCGTCG